AAATAGTGTATTTCTGAAGATCTTACACAAAACAATGTGTACATGCATTAATAAATTCCTTTTCTGGCCAAGTCTAAACTTAGCACACATAACATTAAGTTCATCGATTTACACCTACCAGTTGGTACATATGATTTACAGTTTTTAGCAGCCCTGACAGTGTTGAAAGTCAGGATGACTTTACAAGTGAAGTATAAAGTTCATGTCTTGCATCATATAGTCTggaaacaaggaatgttcaatttttgtgaaacaaaaagacaatatatactgtaaaagtgggaaTTTCCAagcaaccagaagctagtggggaaaataaaagcacgctaACATTTTTACATGTCATGTGTTCCAGTCCTGATCCCATGGAATGaaaaacatgcgaaattcatcttacccggccGAGCTCGAAATATTCCTCAaacgaaaatgtccacttttacagtgcgAGATTGCTACTTTGCATTGGCCGTATCGTCCGCCTGATTTGCTTTTAATACAGATACAGTATTTAAGCTTTCCTTGAACATTACTAGATTATCCTGAAAAACTATTTGACAGATGTTGTAGAATAATGTGTACTGAAAGTAGTAAGAGGGATCAGGTTAGTTTAGAAGAAACAAACACTTCTTGCTTAATcatacagtatttttcttttctttctttttaagaaCATTAACTTAAAATCACAAAGGAAACTCTTCTTTTCTTATTAACTCAGTTTTGGAAACATCACTGCTTTTCTGATATTGAAGCAGGAGTACCCTTCCCATGGAGTTCGAAAAGGAGATTTAAATCAAAGTTGTAATAAGGTTCATCCTGATGATACTAATTTCCACCATGCACACTAAGTCAGGTTGCTGACCCAAACTAATTCACTGTTCACACGTCCCAACTATTCTGAATTTGCACGAAAGAATCTAAATTTTGACTATTTCCAGCTCTCGTTTCAGTaggagtttcctatttttctggataattttactacacactCCTATGGAAACTGCtgtttctttcctacttttaaACAAATATCATTGCGAATGATAGAGATGCATTCTACGTGAAGATCCTTTAAATTTAAAAGAACACACAATACAGTCACAGTATTACAGATACAGGAAACTGTAGACCTGACCAGCTTAGACAATACAAAATGAAGAGGAGCCATATCTAGCATACCTGTGCAAGGCTGACTGTGTATCAGAAAATTGGTATtgtatattacatgtacttaACTGCTTTATGTGGGAACCCAACTGATCATACATCACATAAAAGGCTTAGATACAGTGATCTCAGCACAAGTTACCAGAgttaaattgtaaaaaaaaaaaaaaaaaaaaaaaaaaaaaaaaaaaaaagtttgttaggCCCCATCACATATTTCAGTTGAATATTACGTCGGACGCTTATTCTCAAGTAACCGATAAATTCACCTTGTGCAAAATTGATTGTATCTCAGTCAATTTTTAATTCTCTTAATCTGATAAAATACTCTAGGATTTTGAAGGTGCTTACTCTGGTAGGCACTTTGTTTTCAAAGCATTATCACCTAGTCATAAACTCAAACATACAAAATTGTGTTCCGCATCAGTCTACTTTGTGTGCGTTCAAGCTAGTTTGTATTTCACTACTGTAACAAGTTGTCTGACAACTTTACACAAACACATTTACCCGTACACCATGCTTGTATAACTAATGCACGCAGAACTTTGAACTTGTCACACTAGCTGTCATGCCCCTTGAAAACCTACACATTACTAATACAGGTCACATTGCATtgcacataaacataaacatattaCAAGACTGCACTTCAGCAGTCATCATTCTGcttaaaattttaaaaaaagacatacaactgtacaaaaataaaaaaatcttccCCTAAACAAAGTTCTGCACGTAGAAAGAGGGGGGAAAACTCACTTTAAGCAAAGCACCGTGAGTGACAAAATCCTGCAAATGCTTGACAGCTACAATGCCTACTTTCCTGACTGACATCACCCGGACTTCTGGCAGGGAAGGACGAGACAATTTTCTCAGTGCTGTCTTTAGCTACATTTTATCCTGtgcgtctctctctctcgctgtGTCAGCGCCCTCACTCGCAACCCTCGTTGACATCACTGGAATTGTTGCTGCCGTCGCCGTCAGTTCGATGGGTCTCCATGTAGTGCTTCACCTTCTCCAGGATGTCGAGTGGCAGTCTGAACCACTGCAACTCCTCCAGGGCCAAATTGTCTGCCTCTCTGTTTGGCCAAGGATAGGAGGATTGGAGTTGGAGAGGGGGACGTGAAAGGGTGATGGGGTGTGGAAAGGTGGGGAGTGGGGTGTGAAAGGGTGGGGAGTGAGGTGTGGAAGAGTGGGGTGTGGAAGGGTGGGCAGGGTTACAGGATTGTCGGTTGGGTGTggactcgggggggggggggtgcagaaTTGTTGGGAGTGCGTGGAAAGGGGTGTTGCAGAATTGTCGGTTGGgtgtggaaaggggggggggaggttgcaGAATTGTCGGATGGGTGTGCAAAGGgtgtgcatggggggggggggggagagaagaaagagatggATGAAGGTTAGTGCCAAAAGCATACACAGCTTGTCCTACTGAGTGTTACTAAAGGGGAGACCCTGGGTAGATATCTGACATTAACTCGATGCAGTCGGCTCTGCTTTACAGAAAATCTACTGAGACCAAATGATTAGTTTTGACTTCTACAATAACTGAACTTGCATGATATAATTACCACACACGTGAGATTGATGtaatttcaaataatttcaTTATAAGACTGACTGTGCCTGAATTATCAAATTACCTTTTCTATTATCTGTCTGTGCACAATGATTGGTCTGGAAGGAAAGTTACAGAATGTTCCATCTAAAGGGTTTGCAATGCTTTTGAATTTCCAAAGAGCGTTTCAAAACCATGACGTTTagaatattttgcatatttgtAACAGCAAAACACTTTGTCTCTTTTATCACAATTGGTTAAAAGACATTGAGAACACACATTTCTGTGTGGGCCGACAGCAAGCTTTAGATCTGCAGCAATTACAATGCACCTCCTCCCAGGTTGGACAATGGAAATCTCTGTCTTGCGCATAAGCCAAATAGTTGCCTCATAGGATTAGTgttgcagatctaaagctcactATCATCTCAGCAGCACCACCTCTActgaactttgaaaaaaaaaacaacaacaaaactttgcATCACATATGatgcaatacaaacaaaacaaatgcctcTAGCACAATTCTATGGTCTACCAAAGTGAATTAGCTTTACAAGTCTGCatttcatcaacttgatacAATAATGTGATTGtgatatatcgtcgctggggtgacaagaccttgtatctcaaattttggtgaaaatgactttttcgcattagtggtcaaataatcggttaagtgatgtcctgtccaaatcccagctgtcttaccccaaaaatgaagccaccacggcatgtcaaaggaacggctatcccattcagtatagtgctttggccgccatgttttttggctctcctgaacatttgacatttttgagatacgaggtcttgtcgccccagcgacgatatggcagggtgctacataactcTATTTCACCACTTGCCCGGtcaggcaagcagattttcaaattgcaGCAGAACACTTGCTCGGGCAActaaaatcaatgttttcaaTCATTCAACCACGCACACTGTGCcatatgcttgaatgaatgaaaacattgattttagTTACCtgaaaagaaagtccaaaatgtaagaaaataacATAGAAGATCATGTGTAAGTCAATGGCTTAATAAAACACATATAGGCCCATACAGAGATGTACCATATACAATAGAAAGATTATCTACAGTCATATCTACAATCTTCTGACCTGTACTCGTCGGTTTCGGCGAGGTCTAAGACATCATCAAGCAGCAGTATGTAAGCTTTTCCCCCAGTGGCAGGCATGAGGTGTCCGTCGTATAGCCACTGCTTATCATCTTGGTCGCCGGCATActatgtgtgagagagaaagagagagattcTTTCAGCACATACTGTATACCAAACTTCCTCCATAGCTAGTATAACTGTGCAATCTATACGCAACTGAAAATTCTATGCAAGGCACTACTGAGCTCATGGCTGGCAATGCTCTTGGCTATAGCATAAGCCCATGTTCAGCACCTCCAATACATCTTGCATGGCTATGACATTTAATGGGCCAATAGTGGCTTATGCTTAGTGGAGGTGGAATCCAATAAATCAAATCCCACAAATCCCACAAAAGACTACAGCAGCTACACTGCAGCATTGCAACTGACTAGTATGCCCTCTGCAATTACTATTTTTTGGCCATAAGGTATACGGCCCTTCCTTGACATTGTGATGAAGTCCATCGGCCTCGACCACTGACTTTGAGGATTGGCTCTCTCCACACAAAGCAAACATTTCCCACATTATTTCTATCCATTACAATAAAACACATAACTTGATTCCCTGTGGGAGTTAAGCTTGTTAATGACATTCTTTGTTAGATTTCTCTGTgttctttgaccttgacctttgacccgtCATTTTTTTGAAAACTAACTGTTTCTTAATTTCCATCCATCCCACCATTATCATATTACAATTTACATTACCTTCAGGATGGAGGTATGAAAAGAGGAACCTGATAGGCATTTAGAAGTCTTGAAGAAATTGTGAAGACGACTGtaacaatgttaaaaagaaaaaaaaaatgtatcaatcatgatatttcacTGTCTGTCACTGTCTCTTACCTTGAAGAGTTCTGGATGTTTGATGTACAGTCTGCCTCGTGTTGCACCAAGACCAAGAGCTCTGATCGTACAAAGAGGCAATAATTGGATATTAATTCAAGCAAGCTTATTTCAAAGGAAGCTTACAGTAATGCAATGCAAATAGATCATGAGTCAGACTCTCAAGTTGCAATTTCTTTCAATATCTTAAATCTATTTCCATCTTTGATTGACCGAAGGATACCTCATCTACATCCTCATCTTTGGATAATATCTGGAGAAATCTTTATTGCAAAACTACATTAATTTTGAATTCGTCAATTAGTGGATACTAGCCACCTGATCTCAAATTTCTGACAGTGATCAAATGTTAACTAGCAAATCCATGCCTTCTCTCTTTTCCCACAAACATCTTAACTTTCCTTGAACTACCATCCTTGAAATGGTTAAATTGATCCCTATATTAAATCTTTATATCAACCACAGATTGGTTTATCAAGCACAATGTTTTCTTCTTCACTCAGTCATTATAACACACCtactgaaaaaaatacatacaatgttATACATCTGTATGGCTTCTCAAAAAGAGCTCCAATGAAGAGATCCACATGTTAGTTTCAGAGAAGAGCATATTTTCAGTGACTACTTCAccaagaagggaaaaaaaaattgtgggaAAAACATTCAAACTACATTCATGTAAATATAAAGAGTTTGACTGTACAAATAAACCtcaatctcatttttttttcttttttgaagtaaagtaatgataaaatagagtaaaatcaatttttttcaatgacactgcacttgttacataacaaaaaaaaatgaagatattATCAAATTCATCACATATATGAATTATATTCCTTATTTTTCAGCTATTAaaatctcaaatatctcaaattgagaAAAAAGGTAGCTATCATCTTATGCATTTAAACTCTTCTCATGTTGAGGGGAAAGCGTACAAGGTCTGTACTGATAAGAAGCTTACTTGTTTGCCTTGGCCCCCATGACAAATTTGGTGTCCGACTGGAGTCGACCGGGGTCCCACTTTGGGCCCTCTCTCTTCACTGGCTCCACTTTCACCTTGTTGGGCTTGTAGTTGCCTGATGACGTCGTGATGACGTCGGTGTAGTCGCGGTGATGAGCTGGTGGCCGGCCCTTTCTCTGTGGGTGGGTTGGAGAGAAATTATGATCAGTAAGAGCCACAGTGCAATGTTCATTAAGAGAAATTAGTACAATCTACTTGAACTTCATGACTATTTTCACCTTCATTTACTTCTCATTCTCCAATTTCCATGTACACATCACTCACCATCCTATAAACTGATCATATCAATGTCACAAAACTTCCCTGAATGAAAAAATACAGCGGTAAATGTTGCAGGAGACGGAATAGCATCCAGAATGGGGATGCATAGTATTCTATCGCACTAAAAGTCAAACACTTTCAATCTAAAGCAACACCACAGGAATCATATCAATATTACAAGCACATTTCAAGAAGGCAGTATTAAATAGGcatataaattttgtttttgactGCATTACTGTTCTAATCTTACCTTCCGTGTCTGAATCGTGGGAGTCGGCCTCAGGGAAAAGGTTGTTGATTCATCACTGTTGTACTTTGACCTCTGTGGAAGACACATGACTTGTTTCATTTCCTTACAGTTCTGAAATCATATCCTCTCAATAAAAACTTTGTTTTAATGTAATGTCATGGGCACATGTACTACAAGcagtagattttgatttttgtgacattctcaCTACAAAAGAAGACAGAAGTATGTAGTTGCTGATACATATCCCAAGGTGAGTATCCTGTAACTTGTTGCTTTTAGGAATCTGATCTCTACAAAAGAAATTTGGTTCAACACTGTAATCCACTTGGTCAAAAAAAAGTCTAGTTCGGTCATTAATGTAGTTTGCTTTTTGAGAGCACCTCAATATTCTCGATTGGTAGACTTCTCCATTATTGGAATAATTAACATGTCCCAATGCTGCCAAAATTCACACAGCAAAAGTCAAGGAAGTAACAAAGACTATAAACCAGGGAGATGGTTGTGTATCACACacatcttaacccattgaggacagactgattttgctacaacacgcatccCCCATGAACACCTGCAAGAGTATACTCGCAACTTGTCCTCGACAGATTAATAGGCAAAGATGTTGCTAAAAGTCAAGGAGGCTTTCATATcctctcttttcatttttctagaaGCCTGCTGTAGAATCAATGAGACTTGTCAACTATGCTTAGTCTCCACAGGAGGATCTGTATTCATTGTGCCAAAGGCTTATTGTAAAATTTGCAGGAAATGCATGTATGGTCTAACAGCAATCATATCTTCAAAGCTTTCCCCTCATACGCACAAAACCATAAAGTGGCATGCATGCTGCGAAGGAAACAACACTCCAAGTTCCGGGGGGAGGGCTGAGTTCCAGGGGGAGAGTGGAGGGAGCTCACCTTTCTGTCGGGTTCATCGCAGTCGTCCTCGTCATTACGCCTGAGAGCAGCGTCTGTCGTCCTCATGCGGTCAAGGTGCATCTTAACGTCGTTGGCATGGTGATGCTCCCTGGCGTCCTTCCCTGACACATGCTTGGTAGGCTTGAAGAGGTCCTTAGCCTGGCAATGAGATGAACATTACTTCAATTTTAGATGATGGTCGCCATAACAACTCATATGAATAGGGCAAAGCTGAGGAAGGGGGATGGGGAAAAGAGGCAAGTAGAGAAGACAGAGGGACACAATATCAAACCATGAAACACTTATAATGTCAAACACAATCATGAGCCAGAGACAGACTGAGAGGGAGaagataagaaaaagaaagaaagagagatggagaaaatACAACAGAAGATATATCTATGACAAAGGGTGCGTTccagcgctctaaagcgaaccaaagtgtaccgtaccgaactgtgccagatttgaagCGTTCGAGGGctctacttacagctgtcccgaacaaagagaatgatgtctttgcattCTGACGTATGcacatgatacgcgcatgctttacagcgaacttttggtacgcttttggagcacatcgggaagtggtccacttttggctcggtacagtacggtacggtacactttaggagcgttcgagcgctcctctggcgcgggtacagtacggtacagttcgctttaggagagtgCTCGAACGCACCCAAACATGCAAGGTAAACGTTGCCTGGCTAATTGGTGCAACCAAAAACAATTCAGCTATGCTTCTGTATGAGCATAATCACCGTTTGTAGAGTTCATGCTTCACACTCTCCATTAGTACCTGTATCACAAGTCATTAGCCTGTCAAGGAACACATGCAAGCTATTAAACTTACCGCTTCCAGGCTGTTCCTGAATACAGTCAAGACATGTTCCTCAGTCACACTGTCAGTTCCATAGTTCTCTCTCATGTTCTCAACAGCCATGTAAAAGAACTGCAAAACACAAATTGTATGACAGGCACAATGttttaagctactgaaatccttgcatctgattggctgagagcaaatctGTTCTAAAAATTTGTCAGAgcaaacgcttcatgaaatgtccccCGATTAACACAAACGAGAGTTGGGGAATCTTGTTCTCATGTGTCATTCTCCTAACATTCTAATATTGGTCCCTAATGAAGATAACTTATGGTAACTTATTCTTCATCTTACCCTTTGGCCCGAAtttacgaaggtggtacaaatgaaaccatagtttaaaccatggacaaaaaccatggagcgctaagtgtcgcacggaatatttcattacgaaattggtcatttcgtcgacaaaatgacagtttcgttaatgaaattatcatttcgtggacgaaatgttcatttagttacaaaatgttgtcattttgttacaaaataatcgtttcatcgacgaaattactgatttcgtaacgaaatattccatgcgacacttggcgctccatgttttttgtccatggtttaaaccatggtttcatttgtaccaccttcgtgaattcgggcctatgagtTTATGatgcattaatttcatgttaAGTAAAGTGTTATACCCTACACATGTTCAAATAACATCAAATGCATGCCACTGCTCTAGCATAAATACAAATGGATGATACAGATAAAGAGTTCTCTATATCTATCAACCATCCTTATGAACTTATTTCGCAATAAATGGATGATGTATTGAAGACCACAGCACAGAAAAACAGTTTAACCTACTATGCAGATTTGGAAAGAAGAGCAATTGTTAAACAAGCAATATACTCGTAAGTTTAACTGGTCTTTTAGCACATGTACTTTCTACACTGCACAGAGCAAAACTGAGTATATTGGACAGAGTAAAGTTAAAAAAGTGTGAGCTTTGGTCGCTCCCAGCAATCAGCATCTATAGGTGTCCAGCACCCCTATTACAAAACTTCAAACTTGAGCAAAACTTTAGACCTTTTAAGTTTCCACTGCGGAAATGACATGAACTTGTTTTGTAGTAAATTAATGCCAAGATGTTATTTCTCTCACCTGGGCATAATACTGGAATATACAGTGGATGTCCTTGTTGATTCTCTTCTGCAGTGTTTCTCGCAGAATCTCCAGGGGCAGAATGGGTTCAAACACCACCCCACTCCTGATGAAAGTCAACAAATTAAGAGAGATCAATTACATGACTTATTTTCATATGATTACACATTACATTGCGGAAACAGAATAAAAAGCTTCAGGTGCATGTTTATTTTCGAGATGTATCATTCACTCACTAACTTTTACTAccaataagaaaaaacaaacaaacaaaaggctATAGTCTTTTCTGCCTCTGCCATAATAGATTTGCAACACCTAATCTTATATAGGAAATAATGACAATCAACACAGTGTAATTTAGAAGGCAAAATGCTAAATAAGAACATCCTTTGGGTGATCACTAACATACAAAGAACAGATGGGGGCCAAGTTATGTTGATCATCCAAGAACATTATGCTTCAATGTATCAATTACAATAAGAATACCATCTAAAGAAATATTTAGATGATAAACCTTATTAAAACTTGTACCTCATGAACATATCAAGCAATACAGGGTCCACTTCTAAAAGGCATCATATATTACAATACCAACAAgtcttgacctctgaccttgttTTGAAGTTGACACCAGGTTGTCTGGTCAGTCTCTGATGCTTGCTGGTTGGAAACGTCTTCAGAGACATACAAAATGGGTTTTTCTGCAAAAGGTAAACATGAAAGGATAGTTGGAAAGAGACTTTTTTGCAGTCTTTTCATGATCTCACAACAAACTGAAAACTGCACGCGTAGTTCAACATATCCATTACAGTCTATCATTCTGTGTACCTCAGCACTAGCCATGGactttgccaagtttggtaTGAGGGCAGTTTAGTTTTGCAAGTCCTTGTGATGAGATGTATGGCAATAGACATTACCAATCACTTAGGACTACACCTAGCTGGTTTTTCTTACAAAAtataaaggggaaaaatactgtaccaataaatgaaatttcagaatgcAGGTTGAGTAGTAATAATGACTGCAAAATAAAGTCTACATATGTACTCCCAACTGATGGTATGTTTTGAACTatgatactgtatatatatgGCAAGAAACAGAGATATCCTATTCTTATATAACAGATGTTCTTTTCTGAGTCTCATTCCTATCATTTCACCACCTGCAGTTTTCCAGATATAAAATGCCCCAATTCAACATCACACTTGCAGTCACAACTTTTCTTTGCATGGGTGACAAACTTACATTCTAAATGCCTATATCTTGATCTttaattcaaattgaaaatatacatCCCCTCCACACAGTGAGAATTATGTGCATTTAACTACATACCTTCTTCTTCAATAAACCATccaaataaaaattcatatctttcttTTGGAGTTTACACAGTTCATCATACTACAATATGGCAGCATCCTGTATCTTCTAAATATCATAAGTTATTGTTTTTCTCTAAGTGTGGTCCAGCTGatacaagggggaaaaaatagagacacagggctgccaactctcactcattgagagtgagactcactcattttggtcctttctcactctaaaattttatttcatttgcatgcatttctattgatctcactcattttgactcctgaattatagcattggcctatgggagtctcactctcaactagtttccaatgttggcagcgctGGAGACATCTCTTGTTTTGCTGTGCAGAATTATTGCATTTTTGCAATACTTTTCTTCTTtaggaacaaaaataatatcttaTTCTAGGCTGGACAACAACAAATAATGTACTgtggtgagggggggggggctgagaaTCAGTCAATGCACAGCATCATGAAATTGACCATCcataaccaaaacaaaacaatacataaaCAACAATCCCCTCTTGAATGTGAAGATGTCTGGCATCAAAGGTCTCCACATACAGTAGATAGTTTAGTGTCTACTTGGGTTTATGCAAAATTTCTCTATCAGCACGGGACCAGACTAGCCCACAGGGTACTTGCTAAACTGTAATATATTCTAGTATCTCTCTGTGCCTGAGAGGAAAACTTACGATTTTGTGGCGAAGGAGTGCCTTCTTCTTAGACAGGCTGTCATTGGTCCAATGAGGAGGGAGGCTTTCTACGAAACTCATCGTGAACTGTTGTTGCTGCACTCTGGTACTGCTCTGCAAAGAGGCCGGCTGgggtaaaataaacaaaaattgcatacaaaaaaaaaaaaaaaaaaaaaaacagaattaggcaagaataaaaaacatcaacaacaaactCTGGTCCTAGAAGTCTACTTCAATATCGAGGTCTTTTAAAAAAGTTGAGGTATCATTAAACACAATAATCCTGCAGTGCCAGTGACCAAGTGAAGAGCAAAAAGGAATGCGATATCGCAATCGCACAGTGTTCAATGTGTCAGCTCCGCAGAAGCGCAGTGAGGGAGGAGGCCGGAGGCTGGATTTTTAGTGACCATATCACTTTTTCTGAATTACCTGTCAACAAACAGCGTTCCATACAGCAGGAGAAGCTCTCCAGCAGCTCAGTGCGTGGTGGTTCATAAATGGGACATAACCTTGGCGTACAGCAAATGAGGTAAATTACCGATAATATGGGGCCGTTAAGTGCACAATTGCcatcatattcataataatgacattacaaTTTGTTAGTCACTATGCCTATGGCTATGGTCTATGCCGGGTATGGGAACCAACCCAACAAGAGTACCAAGCCAACAAGTTAGCCAGAGGCAGAGACACTACCACAAGTATATTGGCTGCAAGAGGTTTCTTGCCGTGAGTACACAAATTCACAATTTATACAAAGTTCTTATGATTTCTAACCAGTAACGTTAGCTTGTGTGGTGCAGAAGACTGCAGAAACGGATGAGAACGAATACCGGTAATGGCAAGTGTGAAGTGCCACACCACAGACTGCAGAGTAACTTCTCCATAAAACTATCGGTCTTCTCGGAAGAAAACCCTAACATCAGAGATAAACTTACCGAGTTAACACGCTCGGACAGATGAGTGGCCTAAAAGGAATATGTTCGCGTTGATTCTCGGGAAGTCTAACACTTTTGCGATGTCTGTTGGCAGTAGAATTGTCTTTTTAGCCGGCTGTCTGTATTTGTCACGTATAGGCAGGTCGTGCGTGGTGTGTAACATGTAGTCAAGTCTCGGATGGATCCCGGGTACGTTGCAGCAGCAGTGTTTTCGCCCGAGCTCTCTTGTCGTCGCGTCGTCGGATGTCCACTTCTTGCATGCACACAACTTGCACACAACTACACAATGGTTGATCACACCAGTACCACAAGAGGGCAGCCTACTAGTACTAGTAATTTGAGCTGCCGACTGACATGCAGTGTTCATGTTGCAATGTGTCCgattattatcaattttcttGGGAAATCCCAATTTTGACAgtgaag
Above is a window of Diadema setosum chromosome 4, eeDiaSeto1, whole genome shotgun sequence DNA encoding:
- the LOC140226887 gene encoding deoxynucleotidyltransferase terminal-interacting protein 1-like, whose amino-acid sequence is MSFVESLPPHWTNDSLSKKKALLRHKIKNPFCMSLKTFPTSKHQRLTRQPGVNFKTRSGVVFEPILPLEILRETLQKRINKDIHCIFQYYAQFFYMAVENMRENYGTDSVTEEHVLTVFRNSLEAAKDLFKPTKHVSGKDAREHHHANDVKMHLDRMRTTDAALRRNDEDDCDEPDRKRSKYNSDESTTFSLRPTPTIQTRKRKGRPPAHHRDYTDVITTSSGNYKPNKVKVEPVKREGPKWDPGRLQSDTKFVMGAKANKALGLGATRGRLYIKHPELFKYAGDQDDKQWLYDGHLMPATGGKAYILLLDDVLDLAETDEYREADNLALEELQWFRLPLDILEKVKHYMETHRTDGDGSNNSSDVNEGCE